The Streptomyces laurentii genome contains a region encoding:
- a CDS encoding phenazine biosynthesis protein phzF (Phenazine biosynthesis protein PhzF [Streptomyces venezuelae ATCC10712];~Predicted epimerase, PhzC/PhzF homolog [General function prediction only];~identified by MetaGeneAnnotator; putative) produces MRIRIVDAFTDRPFSGNPAGVLILDSDSFPDDGWLQRVAAEVNLSETAFAHPLPPGGEADWALRWLTPTTEVDMCGHATLATAHVLHRTGAATGTIRFAARCGILSATADPDGTVTLDFPTSSLTPVPAPDGLAAALGAKLVAVHDTAAHIGDLVVELADEATVRGLTPDLAAIAALSGRGVVVTAVADHPEGDYQFVSRGFFPAAGIDEDPVTGSAHTALAPYWAARFGRDELTGFQGGARTGLVRVRLRGDRTLLTGHAVTVIDGELHA; encoded by the coding sequence ATGCGCATCCGAATCGTCGACGCCTTCACCGACCGTCCCTTCTCCGGCAACCCGGCAGGGGTCCTGATCCTCGACTCCGACTCCTTCCCCGACGACGGCTGGCTCCAGCGGGTGGCCGCCGAGGTCAACCTCTCCGAGACCGCGTTCGCCCATCCGCTGCCTCCCGGCGGCGAGGCCGACTGGGCGCTGCGCTGGCTCACGCCCACCACCGAGGTCGACATGTGCGGGCACGCCACCCTGGCCACCGCGCACGTGCTGCACCGCACCGGTGCGGCGACCGGCACCATCCGGTTCGCCGCGCGCTGCGGGATCCTCAGCGCCACGGCCGACCCGGACGGCACCGTCACCCTGGACTTCCCGACCTCCTCGCTCACCCCGGTGCCCGCGCCGGACGGCCTGGCGGCGGCGCTCGGCGCCAAGCTTGTCGCCGTCCACGACACCGCCGCGCACATCGGCGACCTGGTCGTGGAGCTCGCCGACGAGGCGACCGTACGCGGCCTCACGCCCGACCTCGCGGCCATCGCCGCGCTCTCCGGCCGCGGCGTCGTCGTCACCGCCGTCGCCGACCACCCCGAGGGGGACTACCAGTTCGTCTCCCGCGGCTTCTTCCCCGCCGCCGGCATCGACGAGGATCCCGTCACCGGCAGCGCCCACACGGCACTCGCCCCCTACTGGGCCGCCCGCTTCGGCCGCGACGAGCTCACCGGCTTCCAGGGCGGGGCGCGCACCGGCCTGGTCCGTGTCCGGCTGCGCGGCGACCGTACGCTGCTGACCGGCCACGCCGTCACCGTCATCGACGGCGAGCTGCACGCCTGA
- a CDS encoding integral membrane protein (CAAX protease self-immunity; pfam02517;~identified by MetaGeneAnnotator; putative;~integral membrane protein [Streptomyces venezuelae ATCC10712]) — translation MVDAALPPDGPTRRTLRDETLLVLALSLGASGVSALISFIGALTRPAALKQQAATLNGSYAPGRPWLDLAWQLFGIATALVPVALVAHLLWRESARARALVSTMPGSGTGVGDGVAPGARGLRLLGFDRTRPWPDLGRGALVAAGIGSAGLAFYLVARAAGFNLTVVPESLPDVWWKYPVLILSAIQNSVLEEVIVVGYLLRRLDQLGWSPRSSLAASAVLRGSYHLYQGIGGFIGNMVMGVVFVWLYRRWGRVGPLVVAHSLLDIVAFVGYGLLAGKVGWLPTV, via the coding sequence GTGGTGGACGCTGCGCTGCCGCCCGACGGTCCGACGCGCCGGACCCTGCGCGACGAGACCCTGCTGGTGCTCGCGCTGTCGCTCGGCGCGAGCGGGGTGTCCGCGCTCATCAGCTTCATCGGCGCGCTGACCCGGCCGGCCGCCCTCAAACAGCAGGCGGCCACTCTCAACGGCTCGTACGCGCCCGGGCGGCCGTGGCTCGACCTCGCCTGGCAGCTGTTCGGCATCGCCACCGCGCTCGTGCCGGTCGCCCTGGTCGCGCACCTGCTGTGGCGGGAGAGCGCGCGGGCGCGGGCCCTTGTGAGCACCATGCCGGGCTCGGGCACGGGTGTGGGGGACGGGGTGGCGCCGGGGGCGCGCGGGCTGCGGCTGCTCGGCTTCGACCGCACCCGGCCGTGGCCCGACCTGGGGCGCGGCGCACTGGTCGCGGCCGGCATCGGCAGCGCGGGCCTGGCCTTCTACCTGGTGGCGCGGGCGGCCGGGTTCAACCTCACCGTGGTGCCGGAGTCGCTGCCGGACGTGTGGTGGAAGTACCCGGTCCTCATCCTGTCGGCGATCCAGAACTCCGTCCTGGAGGAGGTGATCGTCGTCGGCTATCTGCTGCGCAGGCTCGACCAGTTGGGCTGGAGCCCCCGCTCCTCGCTCGCGGCGAGCGCGGTGCTGCGCGGCTCGTACCACCTCTACCAGGGCATCGGCGGCTTCATCGGCAACATGGTCATGGGCGTGGTGTTCGTGTGGCTGTACCGGCGCTGGGGCCGGGTCGGTCCGCTGGTCGTCGCGCACTCGCTGCTCGACATCGTGGCCTTCGTCGGATACGGGCTGCTCGCCGGGAAGGTGGGCTGGCTGCCCACGGTGTGA
- a CDS encoding hypothetical protein (identified by MetaGeneAnnotator; putative;~secreted protein [Streptomyces pristinaespiralis ATCC25486]) yields the protein MLRLPAAPTPALRCVLTALGSPAAVHPPRTPALRAVQGPLSAELPLPVHLLGGPGGTGTAGTPSLTRLAAWRFLIRCGDRSIAAADTRLTPEGWTISHFCEGPYLAATERALVQAEALAAPYQPRLLGVPGLYMLALWLHADVESDGTSTTPGPADLLVPLSPAPPGIAAHHIHRAADLLPVIGLRLPPPPVLDSAASA from the coding sequence ATGCTCCGTCTCCCCGCGGCCCCCACGCCGGCCCTCCGTTGTGTCCTCACGGCCCTCGGTTCCCCGGCGGCGGTCCACCCGCCACGCACCCCGGCCCTGCGGGCCGTCCAGGGGCCACTGAGTGCCGAACTGCCCCTGCCCGTCCATCTCCTCGGCGGGCCGGGCGGCACGGGGACGGCCGGGACACCGTCCCTCACCCGGCTGGCGGCCTGGCGCTTCCTCATCCGCTGCGGGGACCGGTCGATCGCCGCCGCGGACACCCGGCTCACGCCGGAGGGCTGGACCATCTCCCACTTCTGCGAGGGGCCGTACCTCGCGGCCACCGAGCGGGCGCTGGTCCAGGCCGAGGCCCTCGCCGCCCCGTACCAGCCGCGGCTGCTCGGCGTCCCGGGGCTGTACATGCTGGCGCTGTGGCTGCACGCCGATGTCGAGTCCGACGGCACCAGTACCACACCCGGGCCGGCCGACCTCCTCGTACCGCTGTCCCCCGCCCCGCCCGGGATCGCCGCGCACCACATCCACCGGGCCGCGGATCTGCTGCCGGTGATCGGGCTGCGGCTTCCCCCGCCGCCCGTGCTCGACTCCGCCGCCTCGGCCTGA
- a CDS encoding DNA polymerase IV (DNA Polymerase IV/Kappa; cd03586;~DNA binding site [nucleotide binding];~DNA polymerase IV [Streptomyces albus J1074];~DNA polymerase IV; Provisional;~identified by MetaGeneAnnotator; putative): MRAAPTILHLDMDAFFAAAEQASKPSLRGKPVVVGGLGPRGVVATASYEARRFGVHSAMPMGQARRLAPNAAYLVPRFAFYRAISGQVMELLGRLSPLVEPLSLDEAFVDLEAGGVADDSAGAREAGERLRRDILTTTGLTGSVGLAGSKMLAKIASEEAKPDGLVLIEPGTERELLGPRSVRIIPGVGPATGEHLRRAGIGTVAEVVEAGEDELVRLLGRAHGTSLYAMALGRDDRPVVAERDAKSVSVEDTFDVDLHDRLRIRLEVERLAERCVARLRGSGHSGRTIVLKVRRYDFSTLTRSETLRGPTDDPVVVRDAAARLLDLVDTTGGVRLLGVGVSGLADYTQEDLFAQAEAEAVAEAEAGAEAAADATAVAEAGTEAAERAAETGPQAPAAAPPAATETAERHWAPGNDVRHAVYGPGWVQGSGVGRVTVRFEEPCSAPGRVRTFVVGDPDLEPADPLPLVPGGATVSTA, encoded by the coding sequence GTGAGAGCCGCGCCCACGATCCTGCATCTCGACATGGATGCCTTCTTCGCCGCAGCCGAGCAGGCGTCGAAGCCCAGTCTGCGCGGAAAACCCGTGGTCGTGGGCGGCCTCGGGCCGCGCGGTGTGGTCGCCACCGCGTCGTACGAGGCGCGTCGCTTCGGGGTGCATTCGGCGATGCCCATGGGGCAGGCCCGGCGGCTCGCCCCGAACGCGGCGTACCTGGTGCCGCGCTTCGCCTTCTACCGGGCGATCAGCGGGCAGGTCATGGAACTCCTCGGCCGGCTCTCCCCGCTCGTCGAGCCGCTGAGCCTGGACGAGGCCTTCGTCGACCTGGAGGCCGGGGGCGTGGCCGACGACAGCGCGGGCGCCCGGGAGGCCGGGGAGCGGCTGCGGCGGGACATCCTGACGACGACCGGCCTGACCGGCTCGGTCGGCCTGGCCGGCTCCAAGATGCTCGCGAAGATCGCCTCCGAAGAGGCCAAGCCGGACGGGCTGGTGCTGATCGAGCCGGGCACCGAGCGGGAACTGCTCGGGCCGCGGTCGGTACGGATCATCCCCGGGGTCGGCCCGGCCACCGGCGAGCATCTGCGGCGGGCCGGGATCGGCACCGTCGCCGAGGTGGTGGAGGCGGGGGAGGACGAGCTGGTACGGCTCCTGGGGCGGGCGCACGGCACCTCGCTGTACGCGATGGCGCTCGGGCGTGACGACCGGCCGGTGGTGGCCGAGCGGGACGCCAAGTCGGTGTCGGTGGAGGACACCTTCGACGTGGACCTGCACGACCGGCTGCGGATCCGGCTGGAGGTCGAGCGGCTGGCCGAGCGCTGCGTGGCGCGGCTGCGCGGGTCGGGGCACTCGGGGCGGACGATCGTCCTGAAGGTGCGGCGGTACGACTTCTCCACGCTGACCCGTTCCGAGACGCTGCGCGGGCCCACGGACGATCCGGTGGTGGTCCGGGACGCGGCGGCGCGGTTGCTCGATCTGGTGGACACCACGGGCGGAGTGCGGCTGCTGGGCGTCGGTGTCAGCGGGCTCGCGGACTACACCCAGGAGGACCTGTTCGCGCAGGCCGAGGCGGAGGCCGTGGCCGAGGCGGAGGCGGGGGCGGAAGCGGCGGCGGACGCCACCGCGGTTGCCGAGGCCGGTACGGAGGCGGCGGAGCGGGCCGCGGAGACGGGGCCCCAGGCGCCGGCCGCCGCGCCGCCCGCGGCCACGGAGACCGCGGAGCGGCACTGGGCGCCCGGCAACGACGTACGGCATGCCGTGTACGGGCCCGGCTGGGTGCAGGGCAGCGGCGTCGGGCGGGTCACCGTCCGCTTCGAGGAACCCTGCTCCGCGCCGGGCCGCGTCCGCACCTTCGTCGTCGGCGACCCGGACCTGGAACCGGCCGATCCGCTCCCGCTCGTCCCGGGCGGAGCAACGGTTTCGACCGCTTAG
- a CDS encoding PRC-barrel domain protein (PRC-barrel domain protein [Streptomyces fulvissimus DSM40593];~PRC-barrel domain; pfam05239;~UniProt-pubmed:11572948; UniProt-pubmed:12000953; UniProt-pubmed:21463507; UniProt-pubmed:20064060; UniProt-pubmed:18375553;~identified by MetaGeneAnnotator; putative) — MQTDIDPRSLIGRKAFDRNGHKIGTVDEVYLDDATGVPEWAAVRTGLFSRDAFVPLEPSELVADGLHIPYERTLIKDAPDFGVGRHLSPEQELQLYRHYNLTLPPAPPAVVEHDFGRLAGQEEA, encoded by the coding sequence GTGCAGACCGACATCGATCCGCGCAGCCTGATCGGCCGCAAGGCGTTCGACCGGAACGGGCACAAGATCGGCACTGTGGACGAGGTGTACCTGGACGACGCGACCGGAGTCCCCGAATGGGCCGCCGTACGCACCGGACTCTTCAGCCGGGACGCCTTCGTCCCGCTGGAACCCAGCGAACTGGTGGCGGACGGCCTCCATATCCCCTACGAGCGCACCCTGATCAAGGACGCCCCCGACTTCGGGGTCGGCCGGCATCTCTCCCCCGAACAGGAGCTTCAGCTCTACCGTCACTACAACCTGACCCTGCCCCCCGCGCCCCCGGCCGTCGTGGAGCACGACTTCGGCCGTCTGGCGGGCCAGGAGGAGGCCTGA
- a CDS encoding glutamate--cysteine ligase GCS2 (Glutamate--cysteine ligase GCS2 [Streptomyces fulvissimus DSM40593];~Glutamate-cysteine ligase family 2(GCS2); cl00954;~UniProt-pubmed:11572948; UniProt-pubmed:20624727; UniProt-pubmed:16956972; supfam:PIRSF012666 UCP012666; UniProt-pubmed:21463507; UniProt-pubmed:18375553; UniProt-pubmed:12000953; UniProt-pubmed:20064060; UniProt-pubmed:21551298;~identified by MetaGeneAnnotator; putative), producing the protein MGEKVVAEVFGLSDRQRYRGKLQQCLAALARLLAEKRFDRARNLLGLEIELNLAGEDGLPRMMNVPVLDAIASPDFQSELGQFNLEVNIAPHRLDGHVFDRLAEELRTGLGYADRKARDVGAGVVMIGILPTLTQDHAVLANLSGADRYALLNDQILTARGEDLTLDIHGVERLLCTSASITPEAACTSVQLHLQVTPARFASVWNAAQAIAGVQIAVGANAPFLFGRELWRESRPPLFQQATDTRPPELQAQGVRPRTWFGERWVESAYDLFEENLRYFPALLPLCDDEEPLDVLDEGGVPRLAELVLHNGTVYRWNRPVYGWVDGVPHLRVENRVLPAGPTVTDVIANAAFYYGLVRTLADESRPVWKRMTFADAEYNFDTACRHGIEAELRWPRPGRSGGPATVPAVRLIRDELLPMAAAGLDAWRVEPRERDFYLGIIEERCRRKTNGAAWQVATFHRARGSGLDRPSALAATTRRYRALMLTGEPVHTWPVGIDDGAQTA; encoded by the coding sequence ATGGGTGAGAAGGTCGTGGCCGAAGTGTTCGGCCTGTCCGACCGGCAGCGTTATCGTGGAAAGCTTCAGCAATGCCTCGCCGCGCTCGCGCGGCTGCTCGCGGAGAAACGATTCGACCGCGCGCGCAATCTTCTGGGTCTGGAGATCGAACTGAATTTGGCGGGCGAGGACGGACTGCCCCGGATGATGAACGTGCCGGTGCTCGACGCGATCGCGAGCCCCGATTTCCAGAGCGAACTAGGTCAGTTCAATCTTGAAGTGAACATCGCTCCGCACCGGCTCGACGGCCACGTTTTCGACCGGCTCGCCGAGGAACTGCGGACCGGGCTCGGATATGCGGACCGCAAGGCCCGGGACGTCGGCGCCGGGGTGGTGATGATCGGTATCCTGCCGACTCTCACCCAGGACCACGCGGTTCTCGCCAATCTCTCCGGAGCCGACCGCTACGCGCTGCTCAACGACCAGATACTGACCGCCCGCGGGGAGGACCTCACCCTCGACATCCACGGGGTCGAACGGCTGCTGTGCACCTCCGCCTCCATCACCCCCGAGGCGGCCTGCACGTCGGTGCAGTTGCACCTCCAGGTGACCCCGGCGCGGTTCGCGTCCGTATGGAACGCGGCGCAGGCCATCGCCGGCGTCCAGATCGCCGTGGGGGCCAACGCGCCCTTCCTCTTCGGCCGGGAGCTGTGGCGGGAGTCCCGCCCGCCGCTCTTCCAGCAGGCCACCGACACCCGGCCGCCCGAACTCCAGGCGCAGGGCGTCCGGCCGCGCACCTGGTTCGGGGAACGCTGGGTGGAGTCCGCCTACGACCTCTTCGAGGAGAACCTGCGCTACTTCCCGGCCCTGCTCCCGCTGTGCGACGACGAGGAGCCGCTGGACGTCCTCGACGAGGGGGGAGTGCCCAGACTCGCCGAACTGGTCCTGCACAACGGCACCGTCTACCGCTGGAACCGGCCGGTGTACGGCTGGGTCGACGGTGTCCCGCACCTGCGGGTCGAGAACCGGGTGCTGCCCGCGGGCCCGACCGTCACCGACGTCATCGCCAACGCCGCCTTCTACTACGGCCTGGTGCGTACGCTCGCCGACGAGTCCCGGCCGGTGTGGAAGCGGATGACCTTCGCGGACGCCGAGTACAACTTCGACACCGCGTGCCGCCACGGCATCGAGGCGGAGCTGCGCTGGCCGCGCCCCGGCCGCTCCGGCGGACCCGCCACCGTGCCCGCCGTACGGCTCATCCGCGACGAACTGCTGCCGATGGCCGCCGCCGGGCTCGACGCCTGGCGTGTCGAGCCCCGCGAACGGGACTTCTACCTCGGCATCATCGAGGAGCGCTGCCGGCGGAAGACGAACGGCGCCGCCTGGCAGGTCGCCACCTTCCACCGGGCCCGCGGGTCCGGGCTCGACCGGCCGTCCGCTCTGGCCGCGACCACCCGGCGCTACCGCGCGCTCATGCTCACCGGCGAGCCCGTGCACACCTGGCCCGTGGGGATCGACGACGGCGCACAGACTGCCTAG
- a CDS encoding glycine dehydrogenase subunit 1 (Glycine cleavage system P-protein, alpha- and beta-subunits. This family consists of Glycine cleavage system P-proteins EC:1.4.4.2 from bacterial, mammalian and plant sources. The P protein is part of the glycine decarboxylase multienzyme complex EC:2.1; cd00613;~catalytic residue [active];~glycine dehydrogenase subunit 1 [Amycolatopsis mediterranei U32];~glycine dehydrogenase; Provisional;~identified by MetaGeneAnnotator; putative;~pyridoxal 5'-phosphate binding site [chemical binding];~tetramer interface [polypeptide binding]), which yields MTANRTPLSELEQGIPFEQRHIGPDAEARAKMLAQVGYGSLDELTAAAVPDVIKNTEALALPAARTEAEVLAELRTLADRNQVVTPMIGLGYYGTFTPPVILRNVMENPAWYTAYTPYQPEISQGRLEALLNFQTMVADLTGLPTSGASLLDEGTAAAEAMALSRRVGKVKNGVFLVDADALPQTVAVIRTRAEPTGVEVVVADLSAGIPAEIAERGVFGVLLQYPGASGAIRDIKPVVDQAHELGAIVTVAADLLALTLLASPGSLGADIAVGTTQRFGVPMGFGGPHAGYMAVQAKHARSLPGRLVGVSVDADGNKAYRLALQTREQHIRREKATSNICTAQVLLAVMAGMYAVYHGPEGLKQIAQRTHRYAAILAAGLRAGGVQLTQGAFFDTLTARVPGRADEIVAAALAAGVNLHRVDGDHVSVSCDETTTREHLAAVWTAFGVTGDIEALDEDTQDALPADALRTDAYLTHPVFAAYRSETAMLRYLRKLADRDYALDRGMIPLGSCTMKLNATTEMEPVTWPEFGQIHPFVPIDQAQGYVTLITELEERLAEVTGYDKVSIQPNAGSQGELAGLLAVRAYHRANGDTQRTVCLIPSSAHGTNAASATMAGMKVVVVKTADDGEVDVEDLRAKIEQHRDELAVLMITYPSTHGVFEEHVSEICGQVHDAGGQVYVDGANLNALVGLAKPGHFGGDVSHLNLHKTFCIPHGGGGPGVGPVGVRAHLAPYLPNHPLQATAGPETGVGPISAAPWGSAGILPISWSYVRLMGGEGLKHATQVAVLAANYIAKRLEPHYPVLYTGPAGLVAHECIVDLRPLSKATGVSVDDIAKRLIDYGFHAPTMSFPVAGTLMIEPTESEDLTELDRFCDTMIAIRTEIEKVGSGAWPADDNPLHNAPHTAAALGGEWNHPYTREEAVFPAGVSVADKYWPPVRRIDGAFGDRNLVCSCPPLDAYEN from the coding sequence ATGACCGCCAACCGCACTCCGCTCTCCGAGCTCGAGCAGGGCATCCCCTTCGAGCAGCGGCACATCGGACCCGACGCCGAGGCGCGGGCCAAGATGCTCGCCCAGGTCGGTTACGGATCCCTCGACGAGCTCACGGCCGCCGCCGTGCCGGACGTCATCAAGAACACCGAGGCGCTGGCCCTCCCGGCCGCCCGCACCGAGGCCGAGGTACTGGCCGAGCTGCGCACCCTGGCCGACCGCAACCAGGTCGTCACCCCGATGATCGGCCTCGGCTACTACGGCACCTTCACCCCGCCGGTGATCCTCCGCAACGTGATGGAGAACCCGGCCTGGTACACCGCCTACACGCCGTACCAGCCGGAGATCTCCCAGGGCCGCCTGGAGGCCCTGCTCAACTTCCAGACCATGGTCGCCGACCTGACCGGCCTGCCGACCTCCGGCGCCTCGCTGCTCGACGAGGGCACCGCGGCCGCCGAGGCCATGGCGCTGTCCCGCCGTGTCGGCAAGGTCAAGAACGGTGTCTTCCTGGTCGACGCCGACGCGCTGCCGCAGACCGTCGCCGTCATCCGGACCCGCGCCGAGCCGACCGGTGTCGAGGTCGTCGTCGCCGACCTCTCCGCCGGCATCCCGGCCGAGATCGCCGAGCGCGGCGTCTTCGGCGTGCTCCTGCAGTACCCGGGCGCCTCCGGTGCCATCCGGGACATCAAGCCGGTCGTCGACCAGGCCCACGAGCTCGGCGCGATCGTCACCGTCGCCGCCGACCTGCTCGCGCTGACCCTGCTCGCCTCGCCCGGCTCCCTCGGCGCCGACATCGCGGTCGGCACCACCCAGCGCTTCGGCGTCCCGATGGGCTTCGGCGGCCCGCACGCCGGCTACATGGCCGTCCAGGCCAAGCACGCCCGCTCGCTGCCCGGCCGTCTCGTCGGCGTCTCCGTCGACGCCGACGGCAATAAGGCGTACCGCCTGGCGCTGCAGACCCGTGAGCAGCACATCCGCCGCGAGAAGGCCACCAGTAACATCTGCACCGCGCAGGTGCTGCTCGCCGTCATGGCCGGCATGTACGCCGTCTACCACGGCCCCGAGGGCCTGAAGCAGATCGCGCAGCGCACGCACCGCTACGCCGCGATCCTCGCGGCCGGCCTGCGGGCCGGCGGCGTGCAGCTGACCCAGGGCGCCTTCTTCGACACGCTCACCGCCCGGGTGCCCGGCCGCGCCGACGAGATCGTCGCCGCCGCCCTGGCCGCCGGGGTCAACCTGCACCGGGTCGACGGCGACCACGTCTCCGTCTCCTGCGACGAGACCACCACGCGCGAGCACCTCGCCGCCGTCTGGACCGCCTTCGGCGTCACCGGCGACATCGAGGCCCTCGACGAGGACACCCAGGACGCCCTGCCGGCCGACGCGCTGCGCACCGACGCGTACCTGACCCACCCGGTCTTCGCCGCGTACCGCTCCGAGACGGCGATGCTGCGCTACCTGCGCAAGCTCGCCGACCGCGACTACGCGCTCGACCGCGGCATGATCCCGCTCGGCTCCTGCACCATGAAGCTGAACGCGACCACCGAGATGGAGCCGGTGACCTGGCCCGAGTTCGGCCAGATCCACCCCTTCGTGCCGATCGACCAGGCCCAGGGCTACGTCACGCTCATCACCGAGCTGGAGGAGCGCCTGGCCGAGGTCACCGGCTACGACAAGGTGTCCATCCAGCCGAACGCCGGCTCCCAGGGCGAGCTGGCCGGCCTGCTCGCCGTCCGCGCCTACCACCGCGCCAACGGCGACACCCAGCGCACGGTCTGCCTCATCCCGTCCTCCGCGCACGGCACCAACGCCGCCTCCGCCACGATGGCCGGCATGAAGGTCGTCGTCGTCAAGACCGCCGACGACGGCGAGGTCGACGTCGAGGACCTGCGCGCCAAGATCGAGCAGCACCGCGACGAGCTCGCCGTGCTGATGATCACCTACCCGTCCACGCACGGTGTCTTCGAGGAGCACGTCTCCGAGATCTGCGGCCAGGTGCACGACGCGGGCGGCCAGGTGTACGTCGACGGCGCCAACCTCAACGCCCTGGTCGGCCTCGCCAAGCCGGGCCACTTCGGCGGCGACGTCTCGCACCTCAACCTGCACAAGACCTTCTGCATCCCGCACGGCGGCGGCGGCCCGGGCGTCGGCCCGGTCGGCGTGCGCGCGCACCTCGCCCCGTACCTGCCGAACCACCCGCTCCAGGCCACCGCGGGCCCGGAGACCGGCGTCGGCCCGATCTCGGCCGCCCCGTGGGGCTCCGCCGGCATCCTGCCGATCTCCTGGTCGTACGTCCGGCTGATGGGCGGCGAGGGCCTCAAGCACGCCACCCAGGTCGCCGTCCTCGCGGCGAACTACATCGCCAAGCGCCTGGAGCCGCACTACCCGGTGCTCTACACCGGCCCGGCCGGTCTGGTCGCCCACGAGTGCATCGTCGACCTGCGCCCGCTGTCGAAGGCGACCGGCGTCAGCGTCGACGACATCGCCAAGCGTCTGATCGACTACGGCTTCCACGCGCCGACCATGTCGTTCCCGGTGGCCGGCACGCTGATGATCGAGCCCACCGAGTCCGAGGACCTGACCGAGCTCGACCGGTTCTGCGACACCATGATCGCGATCCGCACCGAGATCGAGAAGGTCGGTTCGGGCGCCTGGCCGGCCGACGACAACCCGCTGCACAACGCCCCGCACACCGCGGCGGCGCTGGGCGGCGAGTGGAACCACCCGTACACCCGTGAGGAGGCGGTCTTCCCGGCCGGCGTCTCGGTCGCGGACAAGTACTGGCCGCCGGTCCGCCGCATCGACGGTGCCTTCGGCGACCGCAACCTGGTGTGCTCCTGCCCGCCGCTGGACGCGTACGAGAACTGA
- a CDS encoding hypothetical protein (Hypothetical protein XNR_5467 [Streptomyces albus J1074];~identified by MetaGeneAnnotator; putative): MCQHQPACPTADSADREAARLVAHHPEQGWSLLCNGVLLFEDTGELLPDGQIIAPHRTPAAAAVTAAA, encoded by the coding sequence ATGTGCCAGCATCAGCCTGCCTGTCCCACCGCCGACTCCGCCGACCGGGAGGCCGCCCGACTCGTGGCGCACCACCCGGAACAGGGCTGGAGCCTGCTGTGCAACGGGGTCCTGCTCTTCGAGGACACCGGTGAGCTGCTGCCGGACGGGCAGATCATCGCCCCGCACCGCACGCCGGCGGCGGCCGCCGTGACCGCCGCCGCCTGA